In a genomic window of Methylobacter sp. YRD-M1:
- a CDS encoding DUF58 domain-containing protein: MSTAPETFRYRLAGPAGSVFPGAHPGQMVSSGQLFKRHEPLIAAPDPRRIDLRASVLDPFGSYQVRVYQQKSTLDVYLIADLSASMSFSGSLNKQQILIDFLLSAASSALSYGDSFGFIGCGQQLEQRWLLPGCRQMGRIRALAKSLENHVPAQGCESLPQTARLLPASRALVFLLSDFHFGTDRLKTLMHGLSRHDVIPLVLWDSAEYTDLPLWGLIRYQDMENGATQTLFMRPALRQKIVRAFEQRRRQLQQVFRAFGAEPLFIDGRYKAEHIDHYFQQRAA, from the coding sequence ATGTCAACCGCCCCCGAAACCTTCCGCTACCGGCTGGCAGGACCTGCAGGCAGCGTTTTTCCCGGCGCGCATCCGGGGCAAATGGTCAGCAGCGGTCAGCTATTCAAACGCCATGAACCGCTGATCGCGGCGCCCGATCCCCGGCGCATCGATCTGCGCGCCAGCGTGCTGGACCCGTTCGGCAGTTATCAGGTGCGCGTCTACCAGCAAAAAAGCACGCTCGATGTCTACCTGATCGCCGACCTGTCCGCGTCGATGTCGTTTTCCGGCAGCCTGAACAAACAACAAATCCTGATCGATTTTTTATTATCGGCCGCCAGCTCGGCTCTCAGTTACGGCGACAGCTTCGGTTTTATCGGCTGCGGGCAACAACTGGAACAGCGCTGGCTGCTGCCGGGCTGCCGGCAAATGGGGCGTATCCGGGCGCTGGCGAAAAGTCTGGAAAATCATGTCCCGGCACAAGGCTGCGAAAGTCTGCCGCAAACGGCGCGTTTGCTGCCCGCGAGCCGGGCGCTGGTGTTTCTGCTGTCCGATTTCCATTTTGGCACGGACCGGCTCAAAACACTCATGCACGGGCTCAGCCGGCACGATGTGATCCCGCTGGTGCTGTGGGACAGCGCCGAATACACCGATCTGCCGCTTTGGGGGCTGATCAGATACCAGGACATGGAAAACGGCGCGACGCAAACCCTGTTCATGCGCCCTGCGTTGCGGCAGAAAATCGTCCGCGCCTTCGAGCAGCGCCGGCGGCAACTGCAGCAGGTATTCCGCGCCTTCGGGGCCGAGCCTTTGTTTATCGACGGGCGCTACAAGGCCGAACACATCGATCATTATTTTCAACAGAGGGCCGCATGA
- a CDS encoding MxaK protein, which produces MTRTLRNAALWGVLMASSFAVFYELWALYRIDRENAWMEQLASGHDIDIEKLVSAKPEVRLARAVYFKSKHRYDEALATLSLIMDAGDRALQAKIRYNLGNVYLEQAVEQAESKNFNEALPLAGLAKQAYRQALALDSRFWDAKYNLEVAMRLLPEMDRVNIKDESPDNRKSQPWTTVPGFPRGLP; this is translated from the coding sequence GTGACAAGAACCTTGAGAAACGCCGCGCTGTGGGGCGTGCTGATGGCGAGTAGCTTCGCTGTCTTTTATGAACTGTGGGCGCTGTACCGGATCGACCGGGAGAACGCCTGGATGGAGCAACTGGCTTCGGGCCATGATATCGATATCGAAAAACTGGTCAGTGCGAAACCGGAAGTCAGGCTGGCGAGAGCGGTTTATTTCAAGAGCAAGCACCGTTACGACGAGGCCCTGGCAACGCTGAGCCTGATCATGGACGCGGGTGATCGCGCGCTGCAGGCCAAAATCCGTTACAACCTCGGCAACGTCTATCTGGAGCAGGCGGTCGAACAGGCCGAATCCAAAAATTTCAATGAAGCGCTGCCGCTGGCGGGGTTGGCGAAGCAGGCCTACCGGCAGGCGCTGGCGCTGGACAGCCGGTTCTGGGACGCCAAATACAATCTCGAGGTCGCCATGCGCCTGTTGCCGGAAATGGACCGGGTGAACATCAAGGACGAAAGCCCCGACAACCGCAAATCGCAGCCATGGACGACCGTGCCGGGCTTTCCGAGAGGCCTGCCTTGA
- a CDS encoding nonribosomal peptide synthetase MxaA: MRTILTGILLALSLLGCSDRPAVSDVELLAPRPFGYVIGDEIQHRIRVETRNGVKLQTSSLPRLGALNRWLNLNDIKVEESRAGGGFRYTIDLTYQVFYAPNEVKMLTIPGFNLVLGQGDKTAEQAVPAWPFTLSPLRELAVRMDNTGEYKRPDAMPPALRTDGPVLGLVIAGLIALSSGGGLAYLYGYLPGLPRRSIFKRAGGKLTRLSGQELEQGLTVFHEALNALNRQPLFKHKLAGFYRQHPQYRSVSDQLDWFFNCSNRYFFAGETESGPEALARLRKLCAACREIERGSK; this comes from the coding sequence ATGAGAACCATATTGACCGGCATCCTGCTGGCGCTGTCGCTACTCGGCTGTTCGGACAGGCCGGCCGTCAGCGACGTCGAACTGCTCGCGCCGCGCCCGTTCGGCTATGTCATCGGCGACGAGATTCAGCACCGCATCCGGGTCGAAACCCGCAACGGGGTCAAGCTGCAAACCTCCAGTCTGCCCCGGCTGGGTGCGCTCAACCGCTGGCTGAATCTCAATGACATCAAGGTTGAAGAAAGCCGGGCCGGCGGCGGTTTCCGTTATACGATCGACCTGACCTATCAGGTCTTCTATGCTCCCAATGAAGTCAAAATGCTGACCATTCCGGGCTTCAATCTCGTGCTCGGACAAGGCGACAAGACCGCCGAACAGGCCGTGCCGGCCTGGCCTTTTACCCTGTCGCCCTTGCGCGAGCTGGCGGTGAGAATGGACAACACCGGCGAATACAAGCGCCCCGACGCCATGCCGCCCGCGTTGCGGACCGACGGCCCGGTGCTCGGCCTGGTCATCGCTGGATTGATCGCCTTGTCGAGCGGGGGCGGTCTGGCTTATCTGTATGGCTATCTGCCGGGGCTGCCGCGGCGCAGTATCTTCAAGCGCGCCGGCGGAAAACTGACGCGCCTGTCCGGCCAGGAGCTGGAGCAGGGCCTGACGGTATTCCATGAGGCCCTGAACGCACTGAATCGCCAGCCGCTGTTCAAGCACAAGCTGGCCGGATTTTACCGGCAGCATCCGCAATACCGGTCCGTCAGCGACCAGCTGGACTGGTTCTTCAACTGCTCCAACCGCTATTTCTTCGCCGGCGAAACCGAGTCTGGCCCGGAAGCTCTGGCCCGGCTCAGAAAACTCTGCGCGGCCTGCCGCGAGATCGAACGGGGCAGCAAATGA
- a CDS encoding vWA domain-containing protein — protein sequence MNFAVETPWALAGLLFMLWPLFDDGVRHSPYPWLAILPPDAVSTGLTILLRILGMATIAALVLGLAGLHRTEQSIERIGHGANIVLLLDRSNSMDNTFAGKAPDSAEESKAAAARRLLTEFVAGRPHDMLGIAEYSTSPLFVLPLTENKQAIQAAINATAAPALAYTNISKGLVMAMSFFDNRELTGSRIVLLVSDGAAAVDPDSELQLRQWFKQQQIRLYWIFLRTANSPGIYERPADSRNDNAQAMPERYLHLFFTSQNIPYQAYEAESPDAMQKAIADIDRLEHLPRHYRERIPRQDLSALCYQWAAGFMLVLLALKLCEVRR from the coding sequence ATGAATTTTGCCGTCGAAACGCCGTGGGCCCTGGCGGGCCTGCTGTTCATGCTATGGCCCCTGTTCGATGACGGGGTGCGGCACAGCCCTTATCCGTGGCTGGCGATACTGCCGCCCGATGCCGTTTCCACCGGGCTGACCATTTTGCTGCGCATACTCGGCATGGCGACGATCGCGGCGCTGGTGCTGGGCCTAGCGGGCCTGCACCGGACCGAGCAAAGCATCGAACGCATCGGCCACGGCGCCAACATTGTTTTGTTGCTGGACCGCAGCAACAGCATGGACAACACCTTCGCCGGCAAGGCGCCGGACAGCGCGGAGGAATCCAAGGCCGCGGCGGCGCGGCGCCTGCTGACCGAATTCGTCGCCGGGCGCCCGCACGACATGCTCGGCATCGCCGAATACAGCACTTCGCCGCTGTTCGTGCTGCCGCTGACGGAAAACAAACAGGCGATCCAGGCGGCCATCAATGCCACCGCCGCGCCCGCGCTCGCCTATACCAATATCAGCAAGGGCCTGGTCATGGCCATGTCCTTTTTCGATAACCGGGAGCTGACCGGCTCGCGCATCGTGCTGCTGGTGTCCGACGGGGCGGCGGCCGTCGATCCGGACAGCGAACTGCAGCTTCGGCAATGGTTCAAGCAGCAGCAGATCCGCCTGTACTGGATTTTTCTGCGCACGGCCAACAGCCCCGGCATTTACGAGCGGCCGGCGGACTCGCGCAACGATAACGCGCAGGCCATGCCGGAACGCTATCTGCATTTATTCTTCACCAGCCAGAACATTCCCTATCAGGCCTATGAAGCGGAAAGTCCGGATGCCATGCAGAAAGCCATTGCCGACATCGACCGGCTGGAGCACCTGCCCCGGCATTACCGCGAACGCATCCCCAGACAGGATTTGTCGGCGCTCTGTTACCAATGGGCCGCCGGGTTTATGCTGGTGTTGCTAGCTTTGAAATTGTGTGAGGTAAGAAGGTGA
- a CDS encoding MxaP protein — MSVKKYFDLIKPKTEPGDLTEQYLTWAGVSFICFFIADGFDHLAEASYAAYYTGAINEAVSTKFWVLLGVTGLLLFCMALPAVFLARRLPVLVQVSHYLRRITQAFCLIAFKIGALIVGIWTAHFLHFSDKDHMLASKSLLIDDIGFFSILALGILNTLYWLIGEGIYNRGDRGYSGLVGLILDWPVKYSLPAYTVLTGAVMYLIASQQ; from the coding sequence ATGAGCGTTAAAAAATACTTTGATTTAATCAAACCCAAAACGGAACCCGGCGATTTGACCGAACAGTATCTGACCTGGGCTGGCGTCAGTTTTATCTGCTTTTTTATTGCCGATGGCTTTGATCATCTGGCGGAAGCTTCCTACGCGGCCTATTACACGGGCGCCATTAACGAGGCCGTCAGCACCAAGTTCTGGGTGTTGCTGGGCGTTACAGGCCTGTTGCTGTTTTGCATGGCGCTGCCCGCTGTTTTCCTGGCGCGCCGGCTACCCGTACTCGTTCAGGTATCGCATTATTTGCGCCGTATCACGCAGGCCTTCTGTCTGATTGCGTTCAAGATCGGCGCCTTGATTGTCGGTATATGGACCGCGCATTTCCTGCACTTCAGCGACAAGGACCACATGCTCGCCTCGAAATCGTTGCTGATCGACGATATCGGCTTTTTCTCCATACTCGCGCTCGGTATTTTAAACACACTGTACTGGCTGATCGGCGAGGGGATTTACAATCGCGGCGACCGCGGCTATTCGGGGCTGGTCGGGCTGATTCTGGATTGGCCCGTCAAATACAGCCTGCCCGCCTACACCGTATTAACCGGCGCCGTCATGTATTTAATAGCGAGCCAGCAGTAA
- a CDS encoding helix-turn-helix transcriptional regulator, which translates to MNSEKRPNGNISSAKDAGRVVAAHRKAQGLTQADLAGLGQTGTRFISDLENGKGTVQFDKVMHILDLLGLDVVIVDRNR; encoded by the coding sequence ATGAATTCAGAAAAACGACCGAACGGTAATATCAGCTCGGCAAAGGACGCAGGCCGAGTCGTTGCCGCCCATAGAAAAGCCCAAGGCCTCACCCAAGCCGATCTTGCTGGACTGGGACAAACCGGCACCCGTTTTATCAGTGACCTGGAAAACGGCAAAGGCACGGTGCAATTCGACAAAGTCATGCATATCTTGGATTTACTCGGCCTCGATGTCGTGATCGTGGATCGTAACCGATGA
- a CDS encoding type II toxin-antitoxin system HipA family toxin has product MKRLSVYAGEHLVGHLNEGGGNGLSFIYSPDWLANPEAIPLSPELPLADQVFRGDPVIAFFENLLPEGDVLEFISKAAHISSGNIFGLLERFGGDTAGAFSILPEGMQPSDQPHYLPVTPESILQWFDRSRGIPLDLSGEQARMSLSGAQDKMTVFIDANADISIPLGAAPSSHIIKPSLQHRHDSPNTAINEAMIMMLARHSKLDVAEVRYAAELGAVVISRYDREIGADGRLRRLHQNDLCQVLGIPSGKKYESEGGPSLKTCFETVLAHSTQPALDKKRLIEWVIFNVLVGNMDGHAKNLSLITIGKRTRLAPFYDLVCTTVYPSLSHKLAFRIGGENRPRWLMPRHWDRFAEEIAAKPQFVRRVMADLIRRVELALPNTVTLLRSAASTPNEWLIIEQIQERVLASVAQMKTRLGVKH; this is encoded by the coding sequence ATGAAGCGCCTGTCCGTTTATGCCGGAGAACATTTAGTCGGCCATTTAAATGAAGGTGGGGGAAATGGCCTATCCTTTATCTATTCGCCGGACTGGCTGGCCAACCCTGAGGCCATTCCTTTATCGCCTGAACTGCCGCTTGCCGACCAGGTCTTTCGCGGAGACCCTGTAATCGCGTTTTTCGAAAATCTTTTGCCGGAAGGCGATGTGCTCGAATTCATTAGCAAGGCTGCGCATATTTCTTCGGGCAATATTTTTGGCTTGCTGGAACGCTTTGGCGGTGATACTGCCGGGGCTTTCTCCATTTTGCCGGAAGGCATGCAGCCGTCCGATCAGCCGCACTATTTACCGGTAACGCCGGAATCCATATTGCAATGGTTTGACCGGTCAAGAGGCATTCCGCTCGATCTCTCGGGCGAACAGGCCCGCATGTCGCTGTCGGGCGCTCAAGACAAGATGACGGTGTTTATCGATGCCAACGCTGATATCTCGATTCCGTTAGGGGCTGCGCCATCCAGTCACATCATCAAGCCCTCCCTGCAACATCGCCATGATAGTCCGAACACGGCCATTAACGAAGCGATGATCATGATGCTCGCGCGTCATAGCAAGCTTGATGTGGCTGAAGTCCGTTATGCTGCCGAGCTGGGTGCCGTGGTCATCAGCCGATATGATCGCGAAATCGGTGCCGATGGGCGGCTCCGGCGTTTGCATCAAAACGATCTGTGTCAGGTGCTGGGAATTCCTTCCGGCAAGAAATACGAGTCTGAAGGTGGGCCCTCTTTAAAAACCTGTTTTGAAACGGTATTGGCGCATAGCACTCAACCCGCGCTCGATAAAAAGCGCCTGATCGAATGGGTGATATTCAATGTCCTGGTCGGCAATATGGATGGCCATGCTAAAAATTTATCACTGATCACCATCGGCAAGCGAACCCGACTGGCCCCGTTTTACGATCTGGTTTGTACCACCGTATATCCCAGCTTAAGTCATAAGCTTGCGTTCAGGATTGGCGGTGAAAACCGGCCGCGATGGCTGATGCCCCGCCATTGGGATCGTTTCGCTGAAGAGATCGCTGCCAAACCGCAGTTTGTCCGCAGAGTCATGGCTGACCTGATTCGGCGCGTCGAGTTAGCCTTGCCGAATACGGTAACCCTGCTTCGATCGGCAGCCTCAACGCCCAACGAATGGCTGATAATTGAGCAAATCCAAGAACGGGTGCTGGCCTCTGTCGCGCAGATGAAAACAAGGCTTGGCGTAAAACACTGA
- a CDS encoding vWA domain-containing protein: protein MSFSGIHKDYRFWCLVLALAAMLALFAHPRERQKRPVYNLAFIVDITRSMNAQDYRLDDRPVSRLHFVKQTLRELLPKLPCQSKVGLGIFTERRSTLLFEPIEVCSGFAELDAAIAELDWLMAWAADSRIAGGLLSALEILQNGDSNVVFVTDGQEAPPVNPRYRSDFSAIKGKLDGMILGVGGLQPVPIPKFNAKGEADGFYSAEDVPHRSSFGESNLNPEKIEGYDARNAPFGREAATGSEHLASLREPYLQQLASEAGLRYHRLTDTDALNEALQTPELAVQKPVDADVRWKAAVLALALLLPIYGGLLKRYLNRAINRV, encoded by the coding sequence ATGAGCTTTTCCGGCATACACAAGGATTACCGCTTCTGGTGCCTGGTCCTGGCGCTGGCTGCCATGCTGGCGCTGTTCGCGCATCCCCGTGAGCGGCAGAAACGCCCGGTCTATAACCTGGCCTTCATCGTCGATATTACCCGCAGCATGAACGCGCAGGACTACCGGTTGGACGACAGGCCTGTCAGCCGCCTGCATTTCGTTAAACAAACACTGCGCGAATTGTTGCCGAAACTGCCGTGCCAGTCGAAAGTCGGTCTGGGCATATTTACCGAGCGGCGGTCGACTCTGTTGTTCGAGCCGATCGAAGTCTGCTCGGGCTTCGCCGAACTGGATGCGGCCATCGCCGAACTGGACTGGCTCATGGCCTGGGCGGCGGATAGCCGGATCGCCGGCGGCCTGCTCAGCGCGCTGGAAATCCTGCAGAACGGCGATTCCAACGTGGTGTTCGTGACCGACGGCCAGGAAGCCCCGCCCGTCAATCCACGCTATCGCAGCGATTTTTCGGCTATCAAGGGCAAACTGGACGGCATGATTCTCGGTGTTGGAGGTCTGCAGCCCGTACCCATCCCGAAATTCAACGCCAAAGGCGAAGCCGATGGATTCTACAGTGCCGAGGATGTGCCGCACCGCTCCTCGTTCGGCGAATCCAACCTCAATCCAGAAAAAATCGAAGGCTACGATGCCCGCAACGCGCCGTTCGGCCGGGAGGCGGCGACAGGCAGCGAACACCTGGCTTCCCTGCGCGAGCCGTATTTGCAGCAGCTGGCGTCGGAAGCGGGCCTGCGCTACCACCGGCTGACCGATACCGATGCCTTGAACGAGGCCCTGCAAACGCCCGAACTCGCCGTGCAGAAACCGGTGGACGCCGATGTGCGCTGGAAAGCGGCTGTCTTGGCTTTGGCGCTGCTGCTGCCGATTTACGGCGGCCTGCTGAAACGATACTTAAATAGAGCAATAAACAGAGTTTGA
- the hsdR gene encoding type I restriction-modification system endonuclease: MELSNFDFLKHHDELLVRLAQTAEACFVPDPNTTLIKMRQLGEELAKTIASRVGVDSGCDVKQVDLLRELDYTLRLDKQVKDAFHALRKLGNPATHDITSSSHRDALKALQVGHALSAWFHIQFGGDKAKGFKLEPFVKPQDPSEKVRQLEQTLQELQKQTKTAEDRLTRAEEQKKIEAQKAEAEKQRAEQMASESQVWEQIATEHEAKLAQFRAKMDAANIEYFKFFTGLEKQQQAEQIRRVEKSTLHLSEAETRILIDEQLIEAGWEADTVNLRYSKGARPIASANRAIAEWPTDSGPADYVLFMGLIPVAVVEAKKSAKNVYDDIGQAKRYARGLQEQGAFTVETNYGEFKVPLTFATNGRPYLKQLEKESGIWFLDVRDNSNRRKVLKGWYTPQEIKTYLRQTPQQAEAELDEMAFDYNLKLRDYQVNAIKAVESSIKQGKNTALIAMATGTGKTKTAIAMVYRLLKSERFRRILFLVDRSALGIQATGDFCEVRLENLNTFADTFDVMGMEQNKPPKPNPEDDTKVHIATVQGMVKRILYPGDNENKPGVGQYDCIVVDECHRGYLLDRELSDTEILFRDQKDYQSKYRAAIDYFDAFKIGLTATPALHTTEIFGPPVFTYSYTEAVLDGYLNDHLPPIRIHTKLAEQGIKYAVNEQVKVYDAENNSIETYNTPDELNFDVADFNRKVIAPEFTKVVTQWLIESDAINPYSPAKTLVFCVTDKHADDVVEAFKTAIETYHGEVEDDAVQKITGTTDKPLEKIRSYKNDRLPNIAVTVDLLTTGVDVPKISNLVFLRRVNSRILFEQMLGRATRLCPEIGKGPFRVYDAVDIYKQLEKVNTMKPVVTNVDISFSDLEAEMTQTTAPDLQDLAKKQFIAKLQVKKNFLTDEQVSKFETLVGKPPAEFARELKTMPLQQVAQWFTNHPGLGELLDAKLTGTDGFPQPIVIHEGEDKITQITTGYGEGQKPQDYLNAFKDFINANSNRLLAIQTVINKPWALSRQSLKELAVELDRNRFREQDLQTAWREVKQEEIAARIIGFIRQAALGEALIPWEQRVDNALEKILNSQPWKTPQREWLQLIAQQMKAATIVDEAALNQGIFKHQGGIKRADKLFEQPVTEVLERFNRALWQ, from the coding sequence ATGGAACTTAGTAATTTTGACTTTCTTAAACACCATGATGAGTTACTGGTGCGATTGGCCCAAACTGCCGAAGCCTGTTTCGTGCCCGACCCCAACACCACGCTGATCAAAATGCGTCAACTGGGCGAAGAACTTGCCAAAACCATCGCCTCCCGCGTGGGAGTTGACTCCGGTTGCGACGTCAAGCAGGTCGACCTGTTAAGAGAGCTGGACTACACCCTCAGGCTGGACAAACAAGTCAAAGATGCTTTCCATGCCTTAAGAAAACTCGGCAATCCTGCGACCCATGACATTACTTCATCCTCTCACCGTGATGCCCTCAAAGCATTACAAGTCGGGCATGCGCTCAGTGCTTGGTTTCATATTCAATTCGGTGGTGATAAAGCCAAAGGTTTCAAACTTGAGCCGTTTGTAAAACCGCAAGACCCTTCCGAAAAAGTGCGCCAACTCGAACAGACACTACAGGAACTGCAAAAACAAACGAAAACGGCGGAAGACCGGTTAACCCGCGCTGAAGAACAGAAAAAGATTGAAGCCCAAAAAGCCGAAGCCGAAAAGCAACGGGCCGAACAGATGGCGAGCGAAAGCCAGGTCTGGGAACAAATCGCCACCGAACACGAGGCCAAGCTGGCGCAATTCCGCGCCAAAATGGATGCGGCCAACATTGAATACTTCAAATTTTTTACCGGGCTCGAAAAACAACAACAGGCCGAGCAAATTCGCCGTGTAGAAAAGTCCACATTACACCTGAGTGAAGCCGAAACCCGTATTCTGATCGATGAACAGCTTATCGAAGCAGGCTGGGAAGCCGATACCGTCAATCTCCGATATTCCAAAGGCGCTCGCCCGATAGCCAGCGCCAACCGCGCCATTGCCGAATGGCCAACCGATTCTGGTCCCGCCGACTATGTCCTCTTTATGGGCTTAATCCCCGTTGCCGTGGTTGAAGCCAAAAAGAGCGCGAAGAATGTCTACGACGATATCGGGCAAGCCAAACGCTACGCCAGAGGTTTGCAGGAACAAGGCGCATTCACCGTTGAAACCAACTATGGCGAGTTCAAAGTCCCCCTTACTTTCGCCACCAATGGCCGCCCTTATTTAAAACAACTGGAAAAGGAAAGCGGCATCTGGTTTCTGGATGTACGCGACAACAGCAACCGCCGCAAAGTTCTAAAGGGTTGGTACACACCGCAGGAAATCAAAACCTACCTCAGACAAACACCCCAGCAGGCGGAAGCCGAGCTGGATGAAATGGCGTTCGACTACAATCTGAAACTGCGCGACTATCAAGTCAACGCCATCAAAGCCGTCGAAAGCAGTATCAAACAGGGTAAAAACACCGCGCTAATCGCCATGGCCACCGGCACCGGCAAAACCAAAACCGCCATTGCCATGGTGTACCGCCTGCTCAAATCTGAGCGCTTTCGCCGCATCCTGTTTCTGGTCGACCGCTCGGCGCTCGGCATACAAGCCACCGGTGATTTCTGCGAAGTGCGCCTGGAAAACCTGAATACTTTTGCCGACACCTTCGATGTGATGGGCATGGAGCAAAACAAGCCCCCCAAACCCAATCCGGAGGACGATACCAAAGTGCACATCGCCACCGTACAAGGGATGGTGAAGCGTATCCTTTACCCCGGCGATAACGAAAACAAACCCGGTGTCGGCCAGTACGATTGCATCGTGGTGGATGAATGCCACCGGGGTTATTTGCTTGACCGCGAACTCAGCGACACCGAAATCCTGTTCCGCGATCAAAAAGACTACCAATCCAAATACCGTGCGGCGATTGACTATTTTGACGCCTTTAAAATCGGCCTCACCGCCACGCCCGCGCTGCATACGACCGAAATCTTCGGCCCGCCGGTATTCACCTACAGCTATACCGAAGCTGTCCTCGACGGCTACTTGAACGACCACCTGCCGCCGATCCGCATTCATACCAAGCTGGCGGAACAAGGCATCAAATATGCCGTCAACGAACAGGTCAAAGTCTACGACGCCGAGAACAACAGCATCGAAACCTACAACACGCCGGATGAACTCAACTTCGATGTCGCCGACTTCAACCGCAAAGTCATCGCGCCGGAGTTCACCAAAGTCGTCACCCAATGGCTGATCGAAAGCGACGCCATCAACCCCTATTCGCCGGCAAAAACCCTGGTGTTCTGCGTGACCGACAAACACGCCGACGACGTGGTGGAAGCCTTTAAAACCGCCATCGAAACCTATCACGGCGAAGTGGAAGACGATGCCGTGCAAAAAATCACCGGCACCACCGACAAGCCATTAGAAAAAATCCGCAGCTACAAAAACGACCGCCTGCCCAACATAGCCGTCACCGTCGATTTGCTAACCACCGGCGTCGATGTGCCGAAAATCAGCAATCTGGTGTTTTTGCGCCGGGTCAACAGCCGTATTTTGTTCGAGCAAATGCTCGGCCGCGCCACTCGCCTGTGTCCGGAAATCGGCAAAGGCCCGTTCCGCGTTTACGATGCGGTGGATATCTACAAACAGCTGGAAAAAGTGAACACCATGAAACCGGTGGTCACCAACGTGGATATCAGCTTCAGCGACCTTGAAGCGGAGATGACGCAAACGACCGCCCCCGACCTGCAAGACCTGGCGAAAAAGCAATTTATCGCCAAACTGCAGGTAAAAAAGAATTTCTTAACCGACGAACAAGTCAGCAAATTTGAGACCCTCGTCGGCAAGCCGCCCGCCGAGTTCGCCAGAGAACTGAAAACCATGCCGTTGCAACAAGTGGCTCAATGGTTTACCAACCATCCAGGACTGGGCGAACTGCTGGATGCCAAACTAACAGGCACTGACGGCTTTCCTCAACCCATCGTGATTCATGAAGGCGAAGATAAAATCACCCAAATCACCACCGGCTACGGCGAAGGCCAAAAACCGCAAGACTACCTCAATGCTTTTAAAGACTTTATCAACGCCAACAGCAACCGTCTGCTGGCGATACAAACCGTCATCAACAAGCCCTGGGCCTTAAGCCGGCAAAGCCTGAAGGAACTGGCCGTCGAGCTGGATCGCAACCGCTTTCGCGAGCAGGACCTGCAAACCGCCTGGCGTGAAGTCAAACAGGAAGAAATCGCCGCCCGCATTATCGGCTTTATCCGCCAGGCTGCCCTGGGCGAAGCCCTGATTCCGTGGGAACAGCGTGTTGATAATGCCCTGGAAAAAATCCTCAATAGCCAGCCGTGGAAAACACCGCAACGGGAATGGCTGCAACTGATTGCCCAACAAATGAAAGCCGCCACCATCGTCGACGAAGCGGCGCTGAACCAGGGCATTTTCAAACATCAGGGCGGCATTAAGCGCGCCGACAAATTATTTGAACAGCCGGTGACCGAAGTATTGGAGCGATTCAATCGAGCGCTATGGCAATAA